In one window of Accipiter gentilis chromosome 28, bAccGen1.1, whole genome shotgun sequence DNA:
- the KCNIP3 gene encoding calsenilin, producing MGIQGMELCAVAVVILLFIAVLKQFGILEPISVEDSGDAELELSSVRHQPQGLEQLLAQTKFTKKELQSLYRGFKNECPSGLVDEETFKLIYSQFFPQGDASTYAHFLFDAFDADRNGALCFQDFVVGLSILLRGTVHQKLKWAFNLYDINKDGYITKEEMLEIMKSIYDMMGRCTHPTLRDSAPAEHVELFFQKMDRNGDGVVTFEEFLETCQKDKDIMSSMQIFENVI from the exons ATGGGCATCCAGGGCATGGAGCTGTGCGCCGTGGCCGTGgtcatcctcctcttcatcgCCGTCCTCAAGCAGTTCGGCATCCTGGAGCCCATCTCCGTGGAAG ACAGCGGTGACGCCGAGTTGGAGCTTTCGTCCGTACGGCACCAAccccaggggctggagcagctgctggcgCAGACGAAGTTCACCAAGAAGGAGCTGCAGTCCCTCTACCGTGGCTTCAAGAAT GAGTGTCCCAGCGGCCTCGTGGACGAGGAGACCTTCAAGCTCATCTATTCGCAGTTTTTCCCCCAAGGCG ACGCCAGCACCTACGCGCACTTCTTATTTGACGCCTTCGACGCTGACCGTAATGGGGCTCTCTGCTTCCAG GATTTTGTCGTTGGTCTCTCCATCTTGCTGCGGGGGACAGTGCACCAGAAGCTGAAGTGGGCTTTCAACCTCTACGATATTAATAAAGACGGCTACATCACTAAGGAG GAAATGCTGGAGATCATGAAGTCCATCTACGACATGATGGGGCGCTGCACCCACCCCACCCTGAGGGACAGTGCGCCCGCCGAGCACGTGGAGCTGTTCTTCCAG AAGATGGACAGGAATGGCGATGGCGTGGTGACCTTTGAGGAGTTCCTGGAGACCTGCCAGAAG GACAAGGACATCATGAGCTCCATGCAGATCTTTGAGAATGTGATCTAG
- the LOC126051632 gene encoding fumarylacetoacetate hydrolase domain-containing protein 2-like, giving the protein MRLLGAMRLVRFRGAGGAEPRLGLEEAAGGNVVDLSAAEPALPRSMRAFLESGQSGLAAAQRALESSQHRLPRETVRLLAPVGDPEKVICVGLNYRDHCLEQNVKIPKEPIIFNKFPSTIIGPFDDIVHPEESSEVDWEVELAAVIGKKGRHIEESSALDHVVGFTVANDVSARDWQMRNGRQWLLGKTFDTFCPLGPALVTKEAVADVHNLRIRCSVNGQLMQDSSTSQLIFRLPKLITWVSRFVTLVPGDILLTGTPPGVGAFQKPPVFLKRGDEVQCEIEELGTICNKVV; this is encoded by the exons ATGCGCCTGCTGGGGGCCATGCGGCTGGTGCGGTtccggggggctgggggggccgagccccggctggggctggaggaggcagccGGGGGGAACGTGGTGGACCTGAGCGCGGCAGAGCCGGCGCTGCCCCGCTCCATGCGTGCCTTCCTGGAGAGCGGCCAGAGCGGGCTGGCTGCCGCCCAAAG GGCGCTGGAGTCCAGCCAGCACCGGCTGCCGAGGGAGACGGTGCGGCTCCTGGCGCCCGTCGGGGACCCGGAGAAGGTGATCTGCGTGGGGCTCAACTACCGCGACCACTGCCTGGAGCAGAATGTCAAGATCCCCAAGGAGCCCATCATCTTCAACAAGTTCCCCAGCACCATCATCGGACCCTTTGATGACATCGTGCACCCAGAGGAGAGCAGC GAGGTGGACTGGGAGGTAGAGCTGGCCGCCGTCATCGGGAAGAAGGGGCGGCACATTGAG gagTCATCAGCCCTGGACCACGTTGTGGGCTTCACGGTGGCCAACGACGTCAGTGCCCGGGACTGGCAGATGAGGAACGGGAGGCAGTGGCTGCTGGGGAAAACCTTCGACACCTTCTGTCCCCTGGGGCCGGCCCTTGTCACCAAGGAGGCGGTGGCAG ATGTCCACAACCTGAGGATCCGCTGCAGCGTCAACGGGCAGCTGATGCAGGACAGCAGCACCAGCCAGCTTATCTTCCGCCTACCCAAACTCATCACCTGGGTCTCCCG GTTTGTCACGCTGGTCCCCGGGGACATCTTGCTGACGGGAACCCCTCCTGGTGTGGGGGCTTTTCAGAAGCCACCCGTGTTTCTTAAG AGAGGAGACGAGGTGCAGTGCGAGATCGAGGAGCTGGGCACCATCTGCAACAAGGTGGTGTGA